The region AAAACCGGCACTACCAGCTCCAACAAGGACGGCTGGTTTGTCGGCTTTTCATCCGGGATCACTACCGGCGTGTGGATGGGGCGCGACGATGCCAAGGCAGTGCGCGGGCTTCAGGGCGGGCGTGCGCCGGCCCTCGCGTTTTCATCCTTCATGCGCGAAGCTGTAAAGGGGCGTCCGGTCGAAGAATTCGATACAGAAGTGCAGCTTCCTGGTTGGATGTTGGAGCCTGACGAAGAATATCTCTACGGCGATCCAGACGACTATTACTTCATCGATGAGGACGGCAATCTCGTCGACCCGCAAAGACGCGAAGTTGATCGCTATGGCTACCCCTTGCCGGTAGAGGGCGAGCAAGTCCCGGGATCTGGCGAACGCCCGCAACTCACCTTGCCACCTAACGAAGCCGGGCAGGCCGCAAGCGATGACTTTCTGGATCGGGCAACCGGAGAGAATCTGCCACCACCGGCTCCGCCGCGAATGCCTCGCACTATTCGATCAAGCGAGACAAGTCGCGAAAGCGTGAACTGATCAAATTAAAAGGGCGCGGGAAGCAATGCTCCCAACGCCCTTCGATCTTGGTCTACGTGAATTCTAGCGCAGTCGAACCGCGATGTAGCTGGGTGAGCCGCCACGGCGCTGGATGCGCAGAAGCACAGCCTCCCGTCCGGTGCTTTCAGCTTCAGCCACAACCGCTTCCAAGTCGGTTACGTTCGCTGTCTCTTGGTAGTTTGCAGAGAGAATGATGTCGCCGCGGCGCAGCCCCTTTCGCGCAGCGTCTGCGTTTTGATCAACCGCACCAATGACTAGGCCGGTCACATCTTCGCCTGCACCCAACTGCCGCGCGATTTGCGGGGTCAGGGTTATAACCTGCAGGCCAAGCTTTTCCTCGATTGTGCCGTCTGATTCGTCAGGGGTTTCGTCTGGCTCTGCATCGGGATCGAACATTTGTTGGCGACGAAGCTCGTCTTCGCTCGGACGTTTCGCAACCGTTGCCGTCACGCGCAACTCTTCGCCATCGCGGATGAGATCGATTGGAATACGCGTGCCCGGCTTGATGTTGGCAACGAGGAATGACAGCGTCTGTTCGGTTGTTACCGGCTGATTGTTAATCGCGGTCACGACATCACCCGGTTTGATACCAGCGCGCTCAGCCGCGCCATCGGGCTGAACAACTTGCACAAATTCGCCGCGGTTCTTCGGCAGGCCGAGAGAGTCGGCCAAATCGTCGTTCACCGGCACGATATTTACGCCCAGGAAGCCGCGCTCGATCTCTTCACCATCGCGCAACTGCGCGACAATCGGTGCTGCAATCTCTGCAGGGATGGCAAAACCGATCCCTACGCTGCCGCCATTTGGCGAGATGATCGCATTATTGACGCCGATCACATTGCCACGCATGTCGAACAGAGGACCACCCGAATTGCCTCGGTTGATGCTGGCATCGGTCTGGATATAGCGGTCATACGCGCCGCCGCCAGTATTACGCAGCACCGACGACACGATACCGCTCGTCACTGTTCCACCCAGTCCGAAAGGGTTACCGATAGCGATCACCCAGTCACCGACGCGCGCGCCTTGAGAATCGCCGAATTGCACGAACGGGAAGTCGCGGCCGCTGGAAATCTTGAGCACTGCCAGGTCTGACGCGGGATCTGCGCCCACCAGTTCGGCTTCGTACTCCGTGCCATCCGGCATTGTGACTGTGATTTCTTCCAGCGTAGCGCGATTGTCCGGCGCAACAACATGGTTGTTGGTCACGACATAGCCATCGGCCGAGATAATGAAGCCCGAACCCAGCGATTGTCCTTCGCGGAACTGCGGCTGTTGCTGTTGGTTGTTTCCGTCACCGCGGCGGTTGAAGAAATTCTCGAAAGGTGTGCCCGCGAAAGGGTTGCCTTGTTGGCGCACTTCAATGCGCTGACGTGTCGAGATATTCACCACCGCTGGCTGTAGCTGCGCGGTCAGATCGGCAAAGCTGGCCGGTGCGCCCTGACGCGGCACAATCTGCTGCATCGCGGCATCATCATTCTGGGCAACTTGCGCACCAGCGGGATAGCCGGTCGCGAGGGAAAGGCTTGCTCCGCCAATCAGAAGGGCAGTGGTCAGTCCATATACGTAACGCACAGGCTTATTGTCCTTTCAATCTCACTTCGTTCCCATTGCAGCTTAGTTAGGATTCGCTGCTGGGCAGGTTTCAATTACGATGCATTTATGCGCTTGGATGCACTTAACCGTATTTGAACGACAGATGTAATCGGTAGGTGTGCATCAACCGTTCGTCGGTCGGGGCAGCACGGGCTGCCCCGTCCACATTCATCGACGACCGCGGAACTGGCGGAAATACTCGCTATCCTGATCCAGAACCATGGAGCTTTCGCCTGTGCCTTGTTCAAAGGTACGGCGATAGCTTTCCATGGCGCGGTAGAAGTCATAAAATTCCGGGTCCTTGCCATAGGCATCCGCATAGGTCGAAGCGGCTGCCGCTTCGGCTTCTGCGCGAATGATCTGCGCGTTCTTGCGACCTTGAGCCCGGATGGTTTCTGCCTCTTCCTGACGGTCAGACTGCATCCGTGTGAAGGCTGCGGTCAATGGCGTGCCTTCGGGCAAGTCAGCACGTTTGATCTGCACATCGATCACCTGCGCACCGTACTGACGCGCTTGGGTGTCGAGCGTGTCACGAATGCGCTGCATTGCCGTGCCGCGCTCTGCGGTTAGCAACGATGCAAAGGTCCGGCGGCCCAATTCCTGACGAAGAACCGAGGTCAGGATCGGCGCAAGCTGCAGTGCGACGTTCTCTTCCGTGCCTGCGTTCTCGATCATCTGGACCGGATCGATAATGCGGAAACGCGCATAAGCGTCGACTTGGAGACGCTGTTGGTCGCTGGTCAGAACTTCCTGCTGTTCCATGTCGAGATCGAGCACTCGGCGATCGACCATCTGTACATTATCCACGATCGGAATCCGCCACCAGATGCCAGCTTTAGTCTCGCCAAACGGAACATCCGGACGATAAATATTGACGACGCTGTGAGGCTCACCCGTCCGGATGATCACAGCCTGCTCGTCTTCGGAGACAACGAACAATGAGGAGAACGCCAATGCGATTAGCATGAAGATGCTGATCACTGAGGCCTTATAGTTTTCCCAGATATGTTCCATGGCTTACTGACCTCCTGCAGGTGGAGTTACCACTTGCGGTTGTGCTTCGCGCGAACGGCGCTGAACTTCCGGCAGCGGCAGATAAGGCGTCACGCCATCGGCCTCGATAATGGTCTTGTCGGTCTTCGCCAGAACGCTTTCCATGGTTTCATAGTACAGGCGTCTCCGCGTGACTTCCGGTGCCAAACGGTACTCACCGTAGATCTGGTTAAACGCTTCTGCATCACCTTCAGCGCGTGCAAGCAACTGTTGCGCATAACGCTGCGCCTGGTTGATATCACGTTCTGCATCCTGCTGCGCGGCAAGCACGTCATTGAAAGCTTCAATCACTTGCTGGGGCGGGTCGGTCTTGTCGATTTCGATACCCTGTACCGCGATGCCTGCACGATAACCGTCAAGCATCGCCTGCATTCTGGTCATCACGGCCAACTCGATATCAGCTCGCCCTGCACCGGACAGAACACGGTCAAGCGGCTGCTCGGCAACCGACGCTCGCATGGCGGCTTCGGCGGCTTCCAAAATGGTTTCTTCCGGTCCTTCCAACTGGAATTGGTAATCTGACAGATTCTTGATGTTCCAACGCACCAGATAACTCAGATCAACCAAGTTCTGGTCGCCTGTCAGGATCAGTTTTTCCTGATTGCCTTCCGGAATTTTTGCTGAACGGATCTGGCTCACATTCTCGACCGTCACTTGCTGGACTGGCCACGGTAGCGTCCAGTTGGTGCCAGGATTGAGTGTGGCGGCATATTTACCGCCCAGCCAGGTTACTACGCCTTGCTGGCGCGGCTGGACAAAATGAACAGACGAAAGGCCGAGCCACAGCACAGCTGCGCCGCCCAAAATCAACGGCAGCCAGCTCTTGCCGCCTGACCTTTGGGGCATCCGGAAGTTCGGACCGCGTGGTCCGCCGCCACCTCTGCGCGGACCTTCAGGGCCGCGATTCTTGAAGATATCTTCGATATTGGCAGAGCGGCGCTTGCCGCTTCCTCCGCCCGGAAGCCAGGGATTGCGCGGGCCGCCGCCCTTGTCATCGCCGTTGTCGCCGCCACCAGAAGGGCCGTCATCCCCTCCATCGCCGCCGTCATTGTTGCCCCCACTGCCCCACGGGCTTTTTCCAGCCATTGCGAGCACGATCGAATTTCGAAAGTCGATAAACTTGGTCATAGTTCTTTTATAGGAGCGCTTCCGGCGAAAAACAGGGGTTGTCTTACGGAAATTGGTGCTAGGGGCTTGGCCCATGAATTCGAAGGATCTGATTTCCCACCTTCCTGAAGCAATTGCCGCACGGGTAAAGAGCGCCACCAGGGTTGGCGAACGGGCAATTGTCGTGCTCGATGCAAGCGGCCTGCCGCCTCAAGATCGGACGCATGTCGAACAGCAGATCATTGATGCGTTGAGTTCGGTAGAAGGTTTGAGTGACGTGCGCGTGGCGATGATGGCTGACAAGGTCAAGCGCCGCATCATTGCGATTGGATCGGGCAAGGGCGGTGTGGGCAAGTCAACGCTGACCACGAATCTCGCGGTTGCTTTGCGAAGACTGGGTGTGAAAGTTGGGGTGGTTGATGCCGATATCTACGGCCCCTCTCAGCCCAAATTGCTCAAGACCGAAGGGATGAAGCCGGAAGCGGCGGGCGAAAAGCTGATCCCGGTTGAAAGCGAATATGGTGTGCCCGTCCTGTCGATGGGATTTTTGGTAAAGCCTGCGCAAGCGCTTGCATGGCGTGGGCCGATGGCGGGCAATGCGTTAAATCAGCTGATCGATGCTGAATGGGGCGAGACCGAATTGTTGTTGATCGATCTACCGCCCGGCACAGGCGATGTGCAGCTCTCTATGCTGCAAAAGCAAAAACCCGACGGCGCCGTGTTGGTATCCACTCCACAGGATCTTGCGCTGATCGATGCCGCACGTGCAGGCCAGTTGTTTGAACAAGCCCATGTCCCGATCATCGGACTGGTCGAAAATATGGCGGGTTATACCTGCCCGCATTGCGGCGAAGTGTCTCACCCTTTTGGCAGGGGGGGATTCGAAGAGATGGCAGGCAAGGTCGATATTCCCTTCCTTGGCCGCATTCCGCTTGCGTTGCCGATCCGCGAAGCCGGCGATAGCGGCAACCCTCCGGCAGCGCGCGATTTGCCGGAAGGCGAGGCATTTATTCAAGTTGCGCAGAAAGTCGCTGATTGGCTGGCAAGGGAGAGCGCCTGACTATGGCGATTACGCGGCGCGGATTGCTGGTAGGAGCGGCAGCGGGCGGCGGTCTGCTGATCGCGTGGACGCTGTATCCGCGCAGCTTCCCAAATCCGCTGCAAGCGCGCGATGGCGAGCAGATCTTCGATGCCTGGCTCAAGATTGCCAGCGACGGTGTTATTACGGTTGCTGTGCCGCAGTTGGAAATGGGGCAAGGCATTACCACGCTGATCCCGCAGCTGGTTGCAGCCGAACTGGGCGCTGACTGGCGCCAGATTGCGGTCGAACCTGCGCCAGTAAGCGGCGAATATGCCAATGTCCCGCTGGCTGCGAAATGGGCACCCATGTGGGCAAACTTTCCGGCCCTGGCCGACGACCCAGATGGAACGTTGGCGACGCGTTTTGCGCAAACCGAGCGGCTCAACATCACCGGTGATGGGACATCGCTCGATGCGTTCGAGGAGCCATGCCGTTTAGCTGCGGCTTCGGCGCGGGCCATGCTGGCACAGGCTGCTGCTGCGCGCTGGAATGTCGAGTGGGAGGAATGCCGCGCGAGTGCGGGCTTTATCGTCTATGAGGATCGCAGCTTGAGCTTTGGCGAGCTGGCGATGGAGGCGGCTGAATTCGATCCGCCAGACCCGCCTCCATTAATGCCGGAGCCCTATAGCGAGGATGCCTTGCCCGGCGAAGCGGGGGGCGAAGGCGCCTTTCCGCGCTTGGACTTGCCATCAAAAGTCGATGGTTCGTTCCTGTTCGCAGGTGATGTGCGTCTGCCCGGCATGGTCTACGCAGCGATCCGCCACGGTCCGCTCGACAAGGCTGAGTTGACAGAGTTCAACCCGTTCAACGCGCGCAATATCAGCGGTATTGTCGGAGCGGTAAAAGGCAAACGCTGGCTGTCCGTTGTGGCGACAAGCTGGTGGGCGGCTGAGCAGGCGCTCGACACGATGGGGGCACGCTTCAGGGTGGAGCATCTCGTTGATAGCGACATGATCGAGGAGCAGCTTGACCGCGCAGTCACCACTGGCGAAGCTGAGCGAATTGCGGAGCGCGGTGATCCCGATGCCCGCCTGGAAACGCCCGATTTGGAGCTGCGCTACGATATCGAGCCTGGACTGCATGCCACGAACGAGACCAGCACGGCGACCGCGCGATTTGTTGATGGCAAGCTGGAGCTTTGGATCGCTTCCCAAGCGCCCGAGCGCGCCCGGATCGCAGCCGCGCGCGCAATCGGTATCGACGTCGAAGATGTCGTTCTGTTCCCGATGCCCGCCGGTGGTAGCTTTGACCGGCGCTATGAGCATGATCACGCCATCGAAGTTGCGCTGATCGCGCGAGAGATCGCGCGGCCGGTGCAACTGGTCTGGTCTCGTTGGCAGGAAATTTTGGCTTCGCGTCCACGTTCGCCCGCTGCGATCTCGATAGCCGCAAAGATTGATCGAGGTGCGGATGCGCGGATCGAAGCCATGCGCACGCGGATCGCCATGCCGCCAGCCAACCTGGAGTTCGGGCAACGTCTGTTTGAAAACTCCGCCACGTGGTCTGCCATTCGTGACACAGAGGGAAAAGCGGATAGCTTGGCGGGCGAAGGCGCGATGCCGCCTTACGCAATTCCAGACGCGGCGGTGGATCATGTGCCGGTGGAGATCGGCTTGCCCGTATCTCGTCTGCGCGGCAACGCCAATACATACACGGCTTTTGCGATTGAAAGCTTCATCGATGAAGTGGCGAGCGAGAGAGGGCGCGAACCGCTGTCATTCCGTATGGCCATGCTAGGCAGCGACACACGGCTCGCCGCATGTTTGCAGCGCGCAGCCAGCCTGGCTGAGTGGGGCGGCGGCGTTGATCAAAGTGGTCAGGGTATTGCATGCCACCGGATCGGCGATGCGGAGAGTGGTGGACGCATTGCCTGCGTCGCAACGGCGCGGGCTGGCGAGGGCGGCGTTCGCGTGGATCAGATAGTGGCGGCAGTCGATATTGGGCGGATCGTCAATCTAGACATTGCGCGTCAACAGATCGAAGGAGGTCTTGTGTTCGGCCTCGCAACTGCGATGGGCGCGAGCACGCGATATTCTGGCGGACTGCTGCAATCCCAACAATTGAGCGCGCTCAACTTACCGGCTCTGGCCGATTGTCCGGAGATTATCGTCGATTTCATCGCGAGCGATGCGCGGGCGTTTGATCCGGGCGAATTGGGCGCTGTGGTGGCCGCGCCAGCCATTGCAAACGCACTTTATTCAGCCACCGGCTTGAGAATGCGCCGCTTGCCCCTACTTTCAGACGGCTTATGACGTATCTGCTTTCAGTCCCGAGGACCCTAGAGAACCCTGCGCTCTGTCGCTCCTCCGCTAGCGGCAGCTTCCGGGTTGGGATGCTCCCCGCGTGACCTGGCAGCAGCAACAACTCCCGTCAGATCACCCGCCAGTCAATAGCGGCCGTGTTGGCTTGCTCGTGGTCAATCTGGGCACGCCCGACTCACCTGAGCCGCGTGATGTGAAGCGTTATCTGAAGGAGTTCCTGTCCGACCCGCGTGTGATCGAGATACCGGCTGTGATCTGGCAGGTGATCCTGCGCGGGATCATTCTCAACACGCGCCCGAAAAAGAGCGCCAAGGCATATGCAAAAGTGTGGACCGATGAAGGTTCGCCCTTGCTGGTCATCACACGCGATCAAGCACGCGGTCTTCAGAATCGTTTGGGCGATAAAGTGATTGTGCGCCACGCCATGCGTTATGGACAGCCATCGATCCCGCAGGAACTGAAAGCGCTGCAAGAGGCCGGGTGCGATCGCATTTTGCTTGCACCGCTTTACCCGCAATATTCGGGTGCGACCACTGCCACCGTGGTCGACAAGGCAGCCGAATATCTTGGCGATACGCGATGGCAAGCGGCGTTGCGAACACTCCCCGCCTATCATGACGATCCAGCTTATATCGAGGCATTGGAAGCGGACATCACCTGTCAGCTTTCCGCACTCGATTTCAAGCCTGAAGTTCTGCTGCTCAGCTTCCACGGAATGCCGCTGCGCACGTTGGAACTGGGCGATCCCTATCATTGCCATTGTCGTAAGACCGCGCGATTGCTCGCTGAACGGCTGGTAAAAGTCGAAGGCCTGGAAGACTTGCGCATTGAAACAAGTTTCCAGTCACGGTTTGGCAAGGCGAAATGGCTGGAGCCGGCAACCGATCACACGCTTGTGGCGGAAGCGGAAAAGGGAACCAGGCGCATCGCGGTCGTTGCACCCGGATTTTCCGCTGATTGCGTCGAAACTCTGGAAGAGCTCGCGCTAGAAGGTCGCGACGAGTTTTTGGAAGCTGGCGGTAAGGATTGCGCCGTCTTGTCATGCCTCAATACGTCCGAAGCAGGCATGCAAATGCTCGAAACTATCATGCGCCGCGAACTTTCAGGCTGGATTTAGGCGCCTTTTCTATTAACATTGGGGTAAATAGCGAAACCGCTCGAAACTAGGACCACCCCCATGGCAAGCATCGCTCAACCAACACCGAAATCATCCGAGCCTGTGGACACCGCTCCTCGGCATTGGACCGAAGGCAATCCTGATCCATCCGATCTAGATCACATTCCCGGCGAAGGCGGCTGGCCGATTGTCGGCAACACTTTCAAAATGCTGGCTGATCCGCATGCCTTTACCAAGCGCATGGTTGAAACATATGGCCGCGTCTACAAGACACGTGCATTCGGCGGCTGGAATGTCGCCCTGGTCGGACCCGAAGCGAATGAGCTGGTGTTGTTCAACAAGGACAAGATGTTCTCCAGCGAGCAAGGTTGGGGGCCGGTGCTGGATCAGCTGTTCCCGCGCGGCTTGATGTTGATGGATTTTGACCATCACCGGATTGACCGGCGCGCGCTGTCGATTGCCTTCAAGCCTGAACCAATGCGGCATTATTCGGGCGCGCTCAATCGCGGGATCGCAAAGGAGATTGCCGGCTGGGAAGGTGATATGGCCTTCTATACGGCGATCAAGAAGCTTACGCTTGATCTGGCGGCAGACAGTTTCATCGGTATCCCCTGGGGGCCAGAGGCCGATAGGATCAACGCGGCCTTTGTCGACATGGTGCAGGCTTCGGTTGCGCCGGTGCGCCGCCCCTTGCCTTTCACCAAAATGCGCAAGGGTGTGAAGGGCCGTGAGTTCCTGGTCGATTACTTCACCAAGGAAACGCATCGCCGCCGCGAAGAAGGCGGCGGGCAGGATATGTTCAGCCAGTTTGCCACGGCAACCCGCGAGGATGGCACATTGCTGCCGGTCGACGAAGTGGTCGATCACATGAACTTCCTGATGATGGCTGCGCATGATACGATCACATCTTCAGCGACATCGCTAATCTTTCTGCTCGCCAAATATCCGCAGTGGCAGGACAATATCCGCGACGAGATCATCGCTGTCACCGGCGGCCCGGATGCAGAAGGCAATCCGCGCCCGTTGAGTTATGACGATCTGGGCAAGCTTGAATTGACCGAGATGGCGTTCAAGGAGGCGTTGCGGCTTATTCCGCCGGTCCCATCCATGCCGCGCCGGGCGCTCAAGGCGTTTGAATTCGGGGGGTGTTCCATTCCCGCTGGAACTCCGGTTGGAATCAATATTCACCACACGCACCATGATGAAACGCTGTGGCCAGATCCCTCCACATTCGATCCGATGCGGTTTACGCCGGAGAAAGTGAAGGCGCGGCACAAATATGCGTGGGTGCCGTTTGGTGGCGGCGCGCATATGTGTCTGGGCCTGCACTTTGCATATATGCAAGTGAAGATCCTACTCGCGCAATTGCTACAACAATATTCGATTGAAGTGGCGCCGGGATATGAAC is a window of Altererythrobacter rubellus DNA encoding:
- a CDS encoding Do family serine endopeptidase is translated as MRYVYGLTTALLIGGASLSLATGYPAGAQVAQNDDAAMQQIVPRQGAPASFADLTAQLQPAVVNISTRQRIEVRQQGNPFAGTPFENFFNRRGDGNNQQQQPQFREGQSLGSGFIISADGYVVTNNHVVAPDNRATLEEITVTMPDGTEYEAELVGADPASDLAVLKISSGRDFPFVQFGDSQGARVGDWVIAIGNPFGLGGTVTSGIVSSVLRNTGGGAYDRYIQTDASINRGNSGGPLFDMRGNVIGVNNAIISPNGGSVGIGFAIPAEIAAPIVAQLRDGEEIERGFLGVNIVPVNDDLADSLGLPKNRGEFVQVVQPDGAAERAGIKPGDVVTAINNQPVTTEQTLSFLVANIKPGTRIPIDLIRDGEELRVTATVAKRPSEDELRRQQMFDPDAEPDETPDESDGTIEEKLGLQVITLTPQIARQLGAGEDVTGLVIGAVDQNADAARKGLRRGDIILSANYQETANVTDLEAVVAEAESTGREAVLLRIQRRGGSPSYIAVRLR
- the hflC gene encoding protease modulator HflC, with translation MEHIWENYKASVISIFMLIALAFSSLFVVSEDEQAVIIRTGEPHSVVNIYRPDVPFGETKAGIWWRIPIVDNVQMVDRRVLDLDMEQQEVLTSDQQRLQVDAYARFRIIDPVQMIENAGTEENVALQLAPILTSVLRQELGRRTFASLLTAERGTAMQRIRDTLDTQARQYGAQVIDVQIKRADLPEGTPLTAAFTRMQSDRQEEAETIRAQGRKNAQIIRAEAEAAAASTYADAYGKDPEFYDFYRAMESYRRTFEQGTGESSMVLDQDSEYFRQFRGRR
- the hflK gene encoding protease modulator HflK — protein: MAGKSPWGSGGNNDGGDGGDDGPSGGGDNGDDKGGGPRNPWLPGGGSGKRRSANIEDIFKNRGPEGPRRGGGGPRGPNFRMPQRSGGKSWLPLILGGAAVLWLGLSSVHFVQPRQQGVVTWLGGKYAATLNPGTNWTLPWPVQQVTVENVSQIRSAKIPEGNQEKLILTGDQNLVDLSYLVRWNIKNLSDYQFQLEGPEETILEAAEAAMRASVAEQPLDRVLSGAGRADIELAVMTRMQAMLDGYRAGIAVQGIEIDKTDPPQQVIEAFNDVLAAQQDAERDINQAQRYAQQLLARAEGDAEAFNQIYGEYRLAPEVTRRRLYYETMESVLAKTDKTIIEADGVTPYLPLPEVQRRSREAQPQVVTPPAGGQ
- a CDS encoding Mrp/NBP35 family ATP-binding protein, with amino-acid sequence MNSKDLISHLPEAIAARVKSATRVGERAIVVLDASGLPPQDRTHVEQQIIDALSSVEGLSDVRVAMMADKVKRRIIAIGSGKGGVGKSTLTTNLAVALRRLGVKVGVVDADIYGPSQPKLLKTEGMKPEAAGEKLIPVESEYGVPVLSMGFLVKPAQALAWRGPMAGNALNQLIDAEWGETELLLIDLPPGTGDVQLSMLQKQKPDGAVLVSTPQDLALIDAARAGQLFEQAHVPIIGLVENMAGYTCPHCGEVSHPFGRGGFEEMAGKVDIPFLGRIPLALPIREAGDSGNPPAARDLPEGEAFIQVAQKVADWLARESA
- a CDS encoding xanthine dehydrogenase family protein molybdopterin-binding subunit, yielding MAITRRGLLVGAAAGGGLLIAWTLYPRSFPNPLQARDGEQIFDAWLKIASDGVITVAVPQLEMGQGITTLIPQLVAAELGADWRQIAVEPAPVSGEYANVPLAAKWAPMWANFPALADDPDGTLATRFAQTERLNITGDGTSLDAFEEPCRLAAASARAMLAQAAAARWNVEWEECRASAGFIVYEDRSLSFGELAMEAAEFDPPDPPPLMPEPYSEDALPGEAGGEGAFPRLDLPSKVDGSFLFAGDVRLPGMVYAAIRHGPLDKAELTEFNPFNARNISGIVGAVKGKRWLSVVATSWWAAEQALDTMGARFRVEHLVDSDMIEEQLDRAVTTGEAERIAERGDPDARLETPDLELRYDIEPGLHATNETSTATARFVDGKLELWIASQAPERARIAAARAIGIDVEDVVLFPMPAGGSFDRRYEHDHAIEVALIAREIARPVQLVWSRWQEILASRPRSPAAISIAAKIDRGADARIEAMRTRIAMPPANLEFGQRLFENSATWSAIRDTEGKADSLAGEGAMPPYAIPDAAVDHVPVEIGLPVSRLRGNANTYTAFAIESFIDEVASERGREPLSFRMAMLGSDTRLAACLQRAASLAEWGGGVDQSGQGIACHRIGDAESGGRIACVATARAGEGGVRVDQIVAAVDIGRIVNLDIARQQIEGGLVFGLATAMGASTRYSGGLLQSQQLSALNLPALADCPEIIVDFIASDARAFDPGELGAVVAAPAIANALYSATGLRMRRLPLLSDGL
- the hemH gene encoding ferrochelatase — translated: MTWQQQQLPSDHPPVNSGRVGLLVVNLGTPDSPEPRDVKRYLKEFLSDPRVIEIPAVIWQVILRGIILNTRPKKSAKAYAKVWTDEGSPLLVITRDQARGLQNRLGDKVIVRHAMRYGQPSIPQELKALQEAGCDRILLAPLYPQYSGATTATVVDKAAEYLGDTRWQAALRTLPAYHDDPAYIEALEADITCQLSALDFKPEVLLLSFHGMPLRTLELGDPYHCHCRKTARLLAERLVKVEGLEDLRIETSFQSRFGKAKWLEPATDHTLVAEAEKGTRRIAVVAPGFSADCVETLEELALEGRDEFLEAGGKDCAVLSCLNTSEAGMQMLETIMRRELSGWI
- a CDS encoding cytochrome P450; this translates as MASIAQPTPKSSEPVDTAPRHWTEGNPDPSDLDHIPGEGGWPIVGNTFKMLADPHAFTKRMVETYGRVYKTRAFGGWNVALVGPEANELVLFNKDKMFSSEQGWGPVLDQLFPRGLMLMDFDHHRIDRRALSIAFKPEPMRHYSGALNRGIAKEIAGWEGDMAFYTAIKKLTLDLAADSFIGIPWGPEADRINAAFVDMVQASVAPVRRPLPFTKMRKGVKGREFLVDYFTKETHRRREEGGGQDMFSQFATATREDGTLLPVDEVVDHMNFLMMAAHDTITSSATSLIFLLAKYPQWQDNIRDEIIAVTGGPDAEGNPRPLSYDDLGKLELTEMAFKEALRLIPPVPSMPRRALKAFEFGGCSIPAGTPVGINIHHTHHDETLWPDPSTFDPMRFTPEKVKARHKYAWVPFGGGAHMCLGLHFAYMQVKILLAQLLQQYSIEVAPGYEPEWQAWPIPQPKDGLKVSFRKL